Proteins from one Sphaeramia orbicularis chromosome 17, fSphaOr1.1, whole genome shotgun sequence genomic window:
- the LOC115436917 gene encoding AP-1 complex subunit sigma-3-like isoform X2, which translates to MMRFLLLFSRQGKLRLQKWFTPMSEREKKKIIRDMTTMVLSRQPRSCNFLHWKDLKIIYKRYASLYFCLAIENQENELLALEVIHRYVELLDKYFGNVCELDIIFNFEKAYFILDEFLMGGEIQETSKQIVNRCIESSDMLQETMEEYMSKPAF; encoded by the exons ATGCGCTTCCTGCTGCTCTTCAGCCGTCAGGGGAAGCTGCGTCTGCAGAAGTGGTTCACGCCTATGTCAGAGCGTGAGAAGAAGAAAATCATCAGGGACATGACCACCATggtgttgtcacggcaaccacgGTCGTGTAACTTCCTGCACTGGAAAGACCTGAAGATTATTTACAAGAG GTATGCGAGCTTGTATTTCTGTTTGGCTATAGAGAACCAGGAGAATGAGCTGTTAGCCCTGGAGGTTATTCATCGCTACGTGGAGCTGCTGGACAAATACTTTGGCAAT GTGTGTGAGCTGGACATAATCTTTAACTTTGAGAAAGCCTATTTTATCCTGGATGAATTTCTAATGGGAGGAGAAATACAGGAAACCTCCAAACAGATTGTGAATCGCTGCATCGAATCCTCAGACATGCTACAGGAG ACCATGGAGGAGTACATGAGCAAACCTGCATTTTAA
- the LOC115436917 gene encoding AP-1 complex subunit sigma-2-like isoform X1: MMRFLLLFSRQGKLRLQKWFTPMSEREKKKIIRDMTTMVLSRQPRSCNFLHWKDLKIIYKRYASLYFCLAIENQENELLALEVIHRYVELLDKYFGNVCELDIIFNFEKAYFILDEFLMGGEIQETSKQIVNRCIESSDMLQEDDSSEWYEVELFG, translated from the exons ATGCGCTTCCTGCTGCTCTTCAGCCGTCAGGGGAAGCTGCGTCTGCAGAAGTGGTTCACGCCTATGTCAGAGCGTGAGAAGAAGAAAATCATCAGGGACATGACCACCATggtgttgtcacggcaaccacgGTCGTGTAACTTCCTGCACTGGAAAGACCTGAAGATTATTTACAAGAG GTATGCGAGCTTGTATTTCTGTTTGGCTATAGAGAACCAGGAGAATGAGCTGTTAGCCCTGGAGGTTATTCATCGCTACGTGGAGCTGCTGGACAAATACTTTGGCAAT GTGTGTGAGCTGGACATAATCTTTAACTTTGAGAAAGCCTATTTTATCCTGGATGAATTTCTAATGGGAGGAGAAATACAGGAAACCTCCAAACAGATTGTGAATCGCTGCATCGAATCCTCAGACATGCTACAGGAG GATGACAGCAGTGAGTGGTATGAGGTGGAGCTGTTTGGATGA
- the scg2b gene encoding secretogranin-2b has protein sequence MLHFHHKLPAGGAVVLLAFLLHGCAVQAASLPRHYRLRGGESEGQPVAYPPSSDMMKALEYIENLKQRNGGRPEPGDYDEVDKFRVLLQLASQQDEVPGDRQAAPGLQRQDITAEQLMKALLRSLQDQAGKEVKLGPASAPRNDRRTHRHRTKDTEIPESAPVDYGNFPRPHKKYPLMFEDEENTDASKRATEDLDEQYTPQSLANLRSIFEELGRMPSPAGQKRDVFGDDEDEDEDAVSLRNQAYEDVAGGEEWVPVEEREETEELVNGSHEEMDRALDEQEEAEREEVQRRANQNQEEADDDTKLVDYYLLKVLEMSDQTQKRDKTGEQRKRLIRPSIVDPRTVKELLELSLKLHVPPQDLIDMLLTEELRKLHRGDPQGSARYTTGQTPKIRYFSRRLPVKSKTAPEDMDREDFLDIIGVETISNEYPVVQRPVKTPSSSDRIPVVSNPAANSGPVRIPPPSGRRENLFLSELNKMPLKRQADAGDDEDDDGDVEDEVTTYLAAKILTEYPNINKRDTQAQMKGQFPYELYEKAMKDYLGQSEKRPVAKRETEEAEEEESVNPTEMQQGKDAVAAKTSAPQTVNEEEEKEHREKTAAGM, from the coding sequence atgctgcatttccaccatAAGTTGCCCGCGGGGGGAGCCGTGGTCCTGCTCGCCTTCCTCCTCCATGGATGCGCCGTGCAGGCTGCATCTCTCCCCCGCCACTACAGGCTGCGAGGCGGGGAGAGTGAGGGGCAGCCGGTTGCCTACCCACCAAGCTCCGATATGATGAAAGCCCTGGAGTACATCGAGAACCTGAAGCAGCGGAACGGAGGCCGACCTGAACCCGGGGATTACGACGAAGTGGATAAGTTCAGGGTTCTGCTTCAGCTCGCCTCGCAGCAGGACGAGGTTCCCGGGGACCGACAGGCTGCCCCCGGTCTGCAGAGGCAGGACATTACCGCCGAGCAGCTGATGAAAGCCCTGCTCAGGTCTCTGCAGGATCAGGCCGGAAAAGAGGTGAAGCTCGGCCCTGCGTCTGCGCCCAGGAACGACCGACGCACGCACAGGCACCGCACCAAAGACACTGAGATCCCCGAGAGCGCACCTGTAGACTACGGCAACTTCCCGAGGCCTCATAAGAAATACCCGCTGATGTTTGAGGATGAGGAGAACACAGACGCTTCCAAAAGGGCCACGGAGGACTTGGATGAGCAGTACACGCCCCAGAGTTTGGCCAATTTACGCTCCATCTTCGAAGAACTCGGCCGGATGCCCTCTCCCGCCGGACAGAAGAGAGACGTGTTCggggatgatgaagatgaggatgaagacgcAGTGAGCCTGAGGAACCAGGCGTACGAGGACGTGGCAGGAGGAGAGGAGTGGGTTCCCgtggaggagagagaagagacGGAGGAGCTGGTCAACGGCAGCCACGAAGAAATGGACAGGGCTTTGGATGAACAGGAGGAGGCAGAACGGGAGGAGGTGCAGCGTAGGGCAAACCAGAACCAAGAGGAGGCTGATGATGACACCAAACTGGTCGATTATTACCTGTTGAAGGTCCTGGAGATGAGTGACCAGACGCAGAAGAGGGATAAGACCGGAGAGCAAAGAAAGAGACTGATCCGCCCCTCCATCGTGGATCCTCGGACAGTCAAAGAGTTGCTGGAGCTCTCCTTAAAACTCCACGTCCCTCCTCAGGATCTTATCGATATGCTGCTTACAGAGGAGCTCAGAAAGCTTCACCGCGGCGACCCTCAAGGCTCAGCCCGTTACACCACCGGCCAGACCCCCAAAATCAGGTACTTCAGCCGCAGACTGCCTGTGAAGAGCAAGACCGCTCCTGAGGACATGGACAGGGAGGACTTTCTAGACATCATCGGTGTGGAGACTATCAGCAATGAGTACCCGGTGGTGCAGAGACCCGTGAAGACCCCCTCATCCTCGGATAGAATCCCAGTAGTGTCCAACCCCGCTGCAAATTCAGGACCAGTTCGGATCCCGCCTCCATCAGGACGCAGGGAGAACCTCTTTCTATCTGAGCTGAATAAAATGCCCCTGAAGCGCCAGGCTGATGcaggtgatgatgaagatgatgatggtgatgtggAAGATGAGGTGACCACCTACCTGGCGGCTAAAATCCTCACAGAGTACCCCAACATAAACAAGAGGGACACCCAGGCCCAGATGAAGGGCCAGTTCCCTTATGAGCTGTACGAGAAGGCCATGAAGGACTACTTGGGTCAAAGTGAAAAGAGACCAGTGGCCAAGAGGGAAACCGAAGAGGCCGAGGAGGAGGAGAGTGTAAACCCCACGGAGATGCAGCAGGGGAAGGATGCCGTGGCGGCCAAGACCTCGGCTCCACAGACCGtgaatgaagaagaggagaaggagcacCGTGAAAAAACAGCGGCAGGGATGTAG
- the LOC115436907 gene encoding long-chain-fatty-acid--CoA ligase 3-like isoform X1, with translation MKLKEDMNPLLLQVFRSVVWVYSVITFIPWYFFSGAGTNLERARRIKARSVSRHPAGPYRALNSQEKLVAWLHPGVDTLDKMFEYAAKKFPHRDCLGTREVLSEEDEVQPNGKVFKKVILGKYNWLTYEEAYLAAKCFGSGLAALGQNPQCNIAIFCETRAEWIVAAQACFMYNFPLVTLYATLGPTAIAHGLNETEVTHIITSKDLLQSRLKAILCDVPRLRYIIVVDSKPTSWPDIPRGIMVYNMDTVKEMGSKPDNISVDRRHPVPSDIAVIMYTSGSTGIPKGVMISHGNIIAGITGMAERIPNLNETDTYIGYLPLAHVLELSAELVCISHGCRIGYSSPQTLADQSTKIKKGSKGDTSVLRPTLMAAVPEIMDRIYKNVMTKVEEMSKLQKTLFVLAYNYKMEQISKGYSTPLCDSLVFKRVRSLLGGHTRVLLSGGAPLSAATQRFMNICLCCPVGQGYGLTETCGAGTISEVWDYSTGRVGAPLVCSEITLKDWEEGGYYSTDKPNPRGEILIGGPNVTMGYYKNEAKNREDFFVDDNGQRWFCTGDIGEFHSDGCLKIIDRKKDLVKLQAGEYVSLGKVEAVLKNCPFIDNICAYANSDQSYVISFVVPNHKQLMALAEQMQVMGTWEEICNNSQIEKEVLRIITEAAISAKLERFEIPKKIRLSAEPWTPETGLVTDAFKLKRKELKTHYQEDIERMYGGK, from the exons ATGAAGCTGAAAGAGGACATGAACCCCCTGCTGCTGCAGGTTTTCCgctctgtggtctgggtctacTCCGTCATCACCTTCATACCCTGGTACTTCTTCTCCGGGGCTGGCACCAACTTGGAACGGGCTCGTCGGATCAAGGCGCGTTCGGTTAGCAGACACCCAGCTGGACCTTACAGAGCCCTAAACAGCCAGGAGAAGCTGGTGGCATGGCTGCACCCTGGGGTGGACACTCTGGACAAAATGTTTGAATACGCTGCTAAGAAGTTTCCTCATCGAGACTGCCTCGGCACAAGGGAGGTTCTCAGTGAAGAGGATGAGGTTCAGCCCAATGGCAAGGTTTTCAAGAAG GTAATTTTGGGAAAATATAACTGGCTGACATACGAGGAAGCCTACCTGGCAGCGAAGTGTTTTGGCAGCGGTCTTGCAGCTCTTGGCCAGAATCCTCAATGTAACATTGCCATCTTCTGTGAGACCAGAGCAGAGTGGATTGTAGCAGCGCAGGCCTGTTTCATGTACAATTTTCCGC TTGTGACTCTTTACGCAACTCTTGGACCTACGGCTATTGCCCACGGCCTGAATGAGACTGAAGTCACTCATATCATCACAAGCAAAGACCTTCTTCAGAGCCGTCTCAAG GCCATACTGTGTGACGTGCCCAGGCTCCGGTACATCATTGTAGTCGACAGCAAACCCACTAGCTGGCCTGACATCCCCAGGGGCATCATGGTCTACAACATGGACACCGTGAAGGAGATGGGATCTAAGCCTGATAACA TATCGGTAGACCGCAGACATCCAGTGCCCTCAGACATCGCTGTCATCATGTACACCAGCGGCTCCACAGGCATCCCCAAGGGTGTCATGATCTCCCACGGCAACATCATTGCTGGCATCACTGGCATGGCTGAACGAATTCCTAACCTCAA TGAAACCGACACCTACATTGGCTATCTGCCTTTAGCCCACGTTTTGGAGCTCAGTGCTGAACTGGTGTGCATCTCTCATGGCTGTCGCATTGGCTATTCATCCCCTCAGACTCTCGCTGACCAG tctACCAAGATAAAGAAGGGCAGCAAAGGTGACACAAGTGTGCTGAGACCTACTCTAATGGCTGCTGTACCA gaGATCATGGATCGTATTTATAAGAATGTCATGACCAAAGTGGAGGAGATGAGCAAGTTACAGAAGACACTCTTTGTACTGGCATATAATTACAAGATGGAGCAGATTTCCAAGGGCTACAGTACGCCTCTCTGCGACAG TCTGGTCTTCAAACGGGTCCGTTCGCTGCTCGGTGGACACACACGGGTATTACTTTCTGGCGGAGCTCCACTCTCAGCTGCTACACAGCGTTTCATGAACATCTGTCTGTGCTGTCCTGTGGGGCAGGGCTATGGCTTGACAGAGACCTGTGGAGCTGGCACCATCAGTGAAG TCTGGGATTATAGCACAGGACGTGTCGGTGCCCCACTTGTTTGTTCAGAGATCACACTCAAGGACTGGGAGGAGG GCGGTTACTACAGCACAGACAAGCCAAACCCACGAGGGGAAATTTTGATCGGCGGACCCAACGTAACAATGGGTTACTACAAAAATGAAGCCAAGAACCGTGAGGACTTTTTTGTGGATGACAACGGTCAGAGATGGTTCTGCACTGGAGACATCGGAGAGTTCCACTCGGACGGATGCCTCAAGATCATCG ACCGCAAGAAGGACCTTGTGAAACTGCAGGCTGGCGAATACGTGTCCCTGGGAAAAGTTGAGGCTGTTCTGAAGAATTGTCCTTTCATTGACAACATCTGTGCCTACGCCAACAG tgaccAGTCGTATGTGATTAGCTTTGTGGTGCCAAACCACAAGCAGCTAATGGCGCTGGCGGAGCAAATGCAAGTGATGGGCACATGGGAGGAGATCTGTAACAACTCCCAAATAGAGAAAGAGGTCCTTCGCATAATTACTGAGGCTGCTATTTCAG CAAAACTGGAACGATTTGAGATCCCAAAGAAGATCCGGTTGAGCGCCGAGCCCTGGACACCTGAGACTGGTTTAGTCACAGACGCATTCAAACTAAAACGCAAGGAGCTCAAAACACACTACCAGGAGGACATTGAGAGGATGTACGGCGGAAAATAA
- the LOC115436907 gene encoding long-chain-fatty-acid--CoA ligase 3-like isoform X2, protein MKLKEDMNPLLLQVFRSVVWVYSVITFIPWYFFSGAGTNLERARRIKARSVSRHPAGPYRALNSQEKLVAWLHPGVDTLDKMFEYAAKKFPHRDCLGTREVLSEEDEVQPNGKVFKKVILGKYNWLTYEEAYLAAKCFGSGLAALGQNPQCNIAIFCETRAEWIVAAQACFMYNFPLVTLYATLGPTAIAHGLNETEVTHIITSKDLLQSRLKAILCDVPRLRYIIVVDSKPTSWPDIPRGIMVYNMDTVKEMGSKPDNNRRHPVPSDIAVIMYTSGSTGIPKGVMISHGNIIAGITGMAERIPNLNETDTYIGYLPLAHVLELSAELVCISHGCRIGYSSPQTLADQSTKIKKGSKGDTSVLRPTLMAAVPEIMDRIYKNVMTKVEEMSKLQKTLFVLAYNYKMEQISKGYSTPLCDSLVFKRVRSLLGGHTRVLLSGGAPLSAATQRFMNICLCCPVGQGYGLTETCGAGTISEVWDYSTGRVGAPLVCSEITLKDWEEGGYYSTDKPNPRGEILIGGPNVTMGYYKNEAKNREDFFVDDNGQRWFCTGDIGEFHSDGCLKIIDRKKDLVKLQAGEYVSLGKVEAVLKNCPFIDNICAYANSDQSYVISFVVPNHKQLMALAEQMQVMGTWEEICNNSQIEKEVLRIITEAAISAKLERFEIPKKIRLSAEPWTPETGLVTDAFKLKRKELKTHYQEDIERMYGGK, encoded by the exons ATGAAGCTGAAAGAGGACATGAACCCCCTGCTGCTGCAGGTTTTCCgctctgtggtctgggtctacTCCGTCATCACCTTCATACCCTGGTACTTCTTCTCCGGGGCTGGCACCAACTTGGAACGGGCTCGTCGGATCAAGGCGCGTTCGGTTAGCAGACACCCAGCTGGACCTTACAGAGCCCTAAACAGCCAGGAGAAGCTGGTGGCATGGCTGCACCCTGGGGTGGACACTCTGGACAAAATGTTTGAATACGCTGCTAAGAAGTTTCCTCATCGAGACTGCCTCGGCACAAGGGAGGTTCTCAGTGAAGAGGATGAGGTTCAGCCCAATGGCAAGGTTTTCAAGAAG GTAATTTTGGGAAAATATAACTGGCTGACATACGAGGAAGCCTACCTGGCAGCGAAGTGTTTTGGCAGCGGTCTTGCAGCTCTTGGCCAGAATCCTCAATGTAACATTGCCATCTTCTGTGAGACCAGAGCAGAGTGGATTGTAGCAGCGCAGGCCTGTTTCATGTACAATTTTCCGC TTGTGACTCTTTACGCAACTCTTGGACCTACGGCTATTGCCCACGGCCTGAATGAGACTGAAGTCACTCATATCATCACAAGCAAAGACCTTCTTCAGAGCCGTCTCAAG GCCATACTGTGTGACGTGCCCAGGCTCCGGTACATCATTGTAGTCGACAGCAAACCCACTAGCTGGCCTGACATCCCCAGGGGCATCATGGTCTACAACATGGACACCGTGAAGGAGATGGGATCTAAGCCTGATAACA ACCGCAGACATCCAGTGCCCTCAGACATCGCTGTCATCATGTACACCAGCGGCTCCACAGGCATCCCCAAGGGTGTCATGATCTCCCACGGCAACATCATTGCTGGCATCACTGGCATGGCTGAACGAATTCCTAACCTCAA TGAAACCGACACCTACATTGGCTATCTGCCTTTAGCCCACGTTTTGGAGCTCAGTGCTGAACTGGTGTGCATCTCTCATGGCTGTCGCATTGGCTATTCATCCCCTCAGACTCTCGCTGACCAG tctACCAAGATAAAGAAGGGCAGCAAAGGTGACACAAGTGTGCTGAGACCTACTCTAATGGCTGCTGTACCA gaGATCATGGATCGTATTTATAAGAATGTCATGACCAAAGTGGAGGAGATGAGCAAGTTACAGAAGACACTCTTTGTACTGGCATATAATTACAAGATGGAGCAGATTTCCAAGGGCTACAGTACGCCTCTCTGCGACAG TCTGGTCTTCAAACGGGTCCGTTCGCTGCTCGGTGGACACACACGGGTATTACTTTCTGGCGGAGCTCCACTCTCAGCTGCTACACAGCGTTTCATGAACATCTGTCTGTGCTGTCCTGTGGGGCAGGGCTATGGCTTGACAGAGACCTGTGGAGCTGGCACCATCAGTGAAG TCTGGGATTATAGCACAGGACGTGTCGGTGCCCCACTTGTTTGTTCAGAGATCACACTCAAGGACTGGGAGGAGG GCGGTTACTACAGCACAGACAAGCCAAACCCACGAGGGGAAATTTTGATCGGCGGACCCAACGTAACAATGGGTTACTACAAAAATGAAGCCAAGAACCGTGAGGACTTTTTTGTGGATGACAACGGTCAGAGATGGTTCTGCACTGGAGACATCGGAGAGTTCCACTCGGACGGATGCCTCAAGATCATCG ACCGCAAGAAGGACCTTGTGAAACTGCAGGCTGGCGAATACGTGTCCCTGGGAAAAGTTGAGGCTGTTCTGAAGAATTGTCCTTTCATTGACAACATCTGTGCCTACGCCAACAG tgaccAGTCGTATGTGATTAGCTTTGTGGTGCCAAACCACAAGCAGCTAATGGCGCTGGCGGAGCAAATGCAAGTGATGGGCACATGGGAGGAGATCTGTAACAACTCCCAAATAGAGAAAGAGGTCCTTCGCATAATTACTGAGGCTGCTATTTCAG CAAAACTGGAACGATTTGAGATCCCAAAGAAGATCCGGTTGAGCGCCGAGCCCTGGACACCTGAGACTGGTTTAGTCACAGACGCATTCAAACTAAAACGCAAGGAGCTCAAAACACACTACCAGGAGGACATTGAGAGGATGTACGGCGGAAAATAA